Proteins encoded within one genomic window of Candidatus Sysuiplasma jiujiangense:
- a CDS encoding PKD domain-containing protein, with the protein MNSRTFSLLNAAAGGPSPGGVPSASQGITPPQMPKRRSRGALIAVVVVIVLIIAGVGIYLSISKPAPKATAFTMPASASYSIAGQGTPITFYSGTSLSSSSISYTVWNFGNGVVKKYSGSSGSTVSYTYPSPGNYLVYVEVVSTSNKAYDNSLNLIPVSVTPSTTSTSLALQYPAEIQFTATSANTENITAGYPNVVSTGGYLNATSLLPASFASYPIASGWNLKEMTFSAAKHSATFNATQIANGVNYLNLSSKDLGTPGIYPFTMSVVTNNTTATSTWTFVSTTAVGTFSVKHSSSPSTHTGIVDATWIPGGYATLDPAIAYDTVSYEAIFNLYQPLVQYAPGNSASSYIPVVATQVPTKADGLVASSTVGNITYVNYTFNVNATLKFANGQPVTPYDVYFSVLRTLLFANDPGRPGWLLAHALIPGVSIYGPFNTTPFWVDHAVTFNSTSVTFHILPTTNQSVYGVTPINGTNAAYMATGTALSSTAAAKKSLAATEYSSYGSSVYFLQLLTQPVGFVMDAAWANSSGASIGTFATNYTAAGLGYSTAFFNYQQYGNAANWNTKLQFGSMGSGPYIVQSTLPGQVISFVPNQNYSQTMDYPAPSALQPRITIYYYTSESVAQEAFQTGAADFAEGAFPPSSTPLVLKMIKAGQANSITTPELALFTWFFNLQTNVTDLQSVSSGTVSFPKSSIIYENATGVNSTSSGTGIPGSWEVSLFFANLSVRRAFTYAFDQAQYMSMNTNSGIKFAENLTGFLPSGLLDYPGNISNMTYNHWVPYYNMTLAKYYWSQSPYANATAGSITFPIFSISGSPIQDSMIESYWIPAIENATNNAVKPFLQDINFATLLSVTAVPAAQNPLPLYFLGWIDDYPDPTDFAAPFVQPYGIYSYPDGLFSGPGFNATTNPHQWKMINEMWNASAAGAGELVPTQRANDYWLADYLSVKLDLLVGDYQPIAIAYYRSWIPASSMKWSASPEASLSFLILFPVTKT; encoded by the coding sequence ATGAACAGTAGAACGTTTTCGTTGTTGAACGCAGCAGCAGGCGGTCCGTCACCAGGCGGAGTTCCATCGGCATCTCAGGGCATAACGCCCCCGCAGATGCCCAAGCGAAGATCCAGAGGTGCATTGATTGCTGTTGTTGTTGTTATAGTGCTGATTATAGCCGGCGTGGGCATCTATTTGTCCATATCGAAGCCCGCGCCGAAGGCGACTGCATTTACAATGCCTGCCTCTGCCAGTTACAGCATAGCCGGGCAGGGAACGCCAATAACATTCTATTCGGGAACATCTCTGTCGAGTTCCTCGATCAGTTATACAGTCTGGAATTTCGGCAACGGTGTTGTGAAAAAGTACAGCGGGTCATCAGGATCCACTGTTTCATACACATACCCGAGTCCGGGGAATTATCTGGTTTATGTTGAGGTTGTGTCGACATCGAACAAAGCGTACGACAACAGTCTCAATCTTATACCCGTTTCAGTGACGCCGAGCACGACATCTACCAGTCTTGCCCTCCAGTACCCTGCGGAAATACAATTCACTGCCACTTCTGCTAACACTGAAAATATAACTGCCGGATACCCGAACGTTGTCAGCACGGGCGGGTACCTTAATGCCACCTCACTCCTGCCGGCAAGCTTTGCTAGCTACCCTATTGCATCAGGCTGGAATCTCAAGGAAATGACTTTTTCAGCAGCGAAACATTCAGCCACCTTTAATGCGACCCAGATCGCAAACGGTGTCAACTACCTCAATTTAAGCAGCAAAGATCTGGGGACGCCGGGCATATACCCCTTCACGATGAGTGTTGTCACCAACAACACGACCGCAACATCAACCTGGACATTTGTTTCCACTACGGCTGTAGGCACTTTTTCAGTTAAGCACTCCTCTTCACCCTCAACGCATACAGGCATTGTCGACGCCACATGGATACCGGGAGGTTACGCCACACTTGACCCTGCGATAGCCTACGACACTGTGAGCTACGAAGCAATCTTCAATCTTTACCAGCCGCTCGTGCAGTATGCGCCAGGAAACAGCGCATCCTCTTACATACCGGTTGTGGCCACTCAGGTTCCAACAAAAGCAGACGGATTAGTAGCCAGCTCTACCGTCGGCAACATAACCTATGTCAATTACACGTTCAACGTCAATGCCACGCTGAAGTTCGCCAACGGCCAGCCTGTCACTCCCTATGATGTATACTTCTCGGTGCTGCGCACCCTTCTCTTTGCAAACGACCCCGGCAGGCCGGGATGGCTGCTTGCACATGCCCTTATTCCCGGGGTATCAATTTACGGACCGTTTAACACAACCCCGTTCTGGGTCGACCACGCTGTCACCTTCAACTCTACCTCGGTTACTTTCCACATCCTGCCAACAACCAACCAGTCTGTATACGGTGTCACTCCGATAAACGGCACCAACGCCGCCTATATGGCTACCGGCACCGCATTGAGTTCCACTGCTGCGGCAAAGAAGAGTCTTGCTGCAACTGAGTATTCCAGCTACGGTTCATCTGTATACTTCCTCCAGCTGCTCACGCAGCCTGTCGGTTTTGTTATGGATGCAGCATGGGCGAATTCCAGCGGTGCGTCGATTGGCACATTTGCTACGAATTACACGGCAGCTGGTCTTGGCTATTCGACAGCCTTCTTTAATTATCAGCAGTACGGCAATGCAGCCAACTGGAACACGAAGCTTCAGTTCGGCAGCATGGGATCGGGACCGTACATTGTCCAGTCAACCCTTCCAGGTCAGGTCATAAGCTTTGTTCCGAATCAGAATTACTCCCAGACTATGGACTACCCTGCTCCGAGTGCACTCCAGCCGAGAATAACCATTTACTACTACACATCGGAATCGGTAGCACAGGAAGCATTCCAGACCGGTGCTGCTGACTTTGCCGAGGGTGCATTCCCGCCAAGCTCCACGCCGCTGGTACTGAAAATGATAAAGGCCGGTCAGGCCAATTCCATAACAACCCCCGAACTCGCACTGTTCACATGGTTCTTCAATCTGCAGACGAACGTCACAGATCTTCAGTCGGTATCCTCTGGGACAGTGTCTTTCCCGAAGTCATCCATAATATATGAGAACGCCACGGGCGTGAACTCCACTTCGAGCGGCACGGGAATTCCGGGCAGCTGGGAAGTTTCTCTCTTCTTCGCAAACCTTAGCGTGAGGAGGGCATTCACATACGCGTTCGACCAGGCGCAGTACATGTCGATGAATACGAACAGCGGAATCAAGTTCGCTGAGAATCTTACCGGTTTCCTTCCTTCGGGCCTGCTTGACTATCCCGGGAACATATCAAACATGACCTATAATCACTGGGTACCGTATTACAACATGACACTCGCCAAGTACTACTGGAGTCAGTCACCATATGCGAACGCAACGGCAGGTTCGATAACATTCCCGATATTCTCCATATCCGGCAGTCCGATACAGGACTCGATGATAGAGTCCTACTGGATACCTGCCATTGAGAATGCAACCAACAACGCTGTCAAGCCGTTCCTTCAGGACATCAACTTCGCCACGCTTCTATCAGTCACTGCTGTTCCGGCAGCCCAGAATCCGCTGCCCCTGTACTTCCTCGGATGGATAGACGACTATCCTGACCCGACAGACTTTGCGGCGCCTTTCGTCCAGCCATACGGAATATACTCGTATCCTGACGGACTGTTTTCGGGACCCGGATTCAACGCTACGACAAATCCGCACCAGTGGAAGATGATTAACGAGATGTGGAATGCGAGCGCAGCAGGCGCTGGCGAGCTTGTGCCCACACAAAGGGCAAACGACTACTGGCTTGCGGACTACCTCTCGGTGAAACTGGATCTTCTGGTCGGTGACTACCAGCCAATAGCCATCGCCTACTACAGGTCATGGATACCTGCTTCCTCGATGAAATGGTCGGCGTCCCCGGAAGCATCGCTGAGCTTCCTGATACTGTTCCCGGTGACGAAGACCTGA
- a CDS encoding cation:proton antiporter — protein MDIITAILILLSAGLVLGQIFEHYDFASVAGEIIGGIVLGPAVLDFVRPTPVLLSISEVALFFIVLLIGIEMTTDLLKKSYARALPLTTTSFLIPLFIMSALMYLAFGMNPEVSIIIAISIGVPSISIASVLVRSYGLLQTSAGSIILASVVISDLLAFLIFSSFLSDRNVVPEVVVFILFVAFLFYLDYIIARNSEKVVRAFERLRASEHGEKIIFGMIILSGLLVSTFFQYIGITYVLGAFFSGMLISEVVVGRNLLGIITRTMNRINESFFIPLYFTIIGLSTIVPGFDLLVVLAVLLAVTGGFSAFLNRRMSTRLGLETNPSTTSGILGGRGAVGVVIASLALSYSLIDHQLYSVVIFGTVIQALVLPMLIRKNGNKIES, from the coding sequence ATGGACATAATAACGGCAATACTCATACTTCTCAGCGCAGGACTGGTCCTGGGCCAGATTTTCGAGCATTACGACTTCGCGAGCGTTGCGGGAGAGATCATTGGGGGCATTGTCCTTGGACCCGCCGTGCTTGATTTTGTAAGACCGACTCCGGTGCTACTGAGTATTTCCGAGGTGGCACTTTTTTTCATTGTGCTGCTCATCGGGATAGAGATGACGACCGATTTGCTCAAGAAGTCATACGCAAGAGCGCTGCCGTTGACTACGACGAGTTTTCTGATTCCGCTGTTCATAATGTCGGCACTAATGTATCTGGCATTCGGGATGAATCCCGAGGTTTCCATCATAATAGCAATTTCAATCGGTGTCCCGTCTATCTCGATAGCATCAGTTCTGGTCAGAAGCTACGGCCTACTGCAGACATCTGCCGGTTCCATCATACTTGCGAGCGTCGTTATTTCAGACCTTCTTGCATTCCTTATTTTTTCCTCTTTTCTGAGTGACAGAAATGTTGTTCCCGAAGTAGTCGTTTTCATTCTGTTCGTGGCTTTTCTCTTCTACCTGGATTACATCATCGCAAGGAATTCCGAAAAGGTGGTAAGGGCATTTGAGCGGCTGCGCGCGAGCGAGCATGGAGAAAAGATCATATTTGGAATGATTATACTCAGCGGGCTGCTTGTTTCCACTTTCTTTCAGTACATAGGGATAACATATGTCCTTGGCGCTTTCTTCTCCGGAATGCTGATCAGCGAAGTTGTAGTAGGGAGGAACCTCCTCGGCATCATAACCCGCACAATGAATCGGATAAACGAAAGTTTCTTCATACCGCTCTATTTCACAATAATAGGACTGAGCACAATCGTTCCAGGTTTCGATTTGCTAGTTGTCCTGGCGGTCCTGCTCGCAGTAACCGGTGGATTTTCCGCATTCCTGAACAGACGGATGAGTACCAGGCTAGGTCTGGAAACGAATCCTTCCACAACCTCCGGAATACTGGGGGGCAGGGGAGCTGTCGGTGTTGTGATTGCAAGCCTTGCTCTAAGCTACTCTCTGATTGACCATCAGCTGTACTCAGTTGTCATTTTTGGAACAGTTATCCAGGCACTGGTCTTACCCATGCTGATAAGGAAAAATGGGAATAAGATTGAATCCTGA
- a CDS encoding ABC transporter ATP-binding protein: protein MDVRHLKQLFPIKAGVMSRNIGYVHAVDDVSFQIYRGETVGLVGESGCGKTTTGRTLLRLLEPTSGQAYIDAPPEIFDEIGELYRRLEESGNISEEETDKIVGKLNSYARSYSIFKAKSHRLKEIRRTMQIVFQDPFASLDPRMLVKDIIGEPLRIYKRGTWVMNPDGESASRGRTPSGPKMTKSEIKERVSSLITDVGLNEEHLYRFPHEFSGGQRQRLCIARALALDPKFVVLDEPTSALDVSVQAQILNLLRNLQAKNNMSYLFISHHLSVIRAMCNRVLVMYLGKIVEVSATEELFIHPLHPYTQALISAIPIPDPLLRRERILLSGDVPSAASPPSGCRFRTRCPYAEQICREKEPKLEDWNHTGHLVACHLIHRMDSRIIGAAERASVIAGEHFDESVLKEAA, encoded by the coding sequence ATGGATGTAAGACACCTGAAGCAGCTCTTCCCCATTAAGGCAGGGGTAATGTCAAGGAATATAGGCTATGTTCATGCTGTCGATGATGTCTCCTTCCAGATATACCGTGGCGAGACAGTGGGACTGGTGGGCGAAAGCGGCTGCGGGAAGACAACAACCGGCAGGACGTTGCTCAGGCTTCTTGAACCGACATCCGGACAGGCTTACATCGATGCGCCGCCCGAGATATTCGATGAGATCGGCGAGTTGTATCGAAGGCTTGAAGAGAGCGGAAATATCTCTGAGGAGGAAACAGACAAGATCGTCGGTAAACTGAACAGTTATGCCAGAAGCTATTCCATATTCAAGGCAAAGAGCCATCGCCTCAAAGAGATCAGAAGAACAATGCAGATTGTATTCCAGGATCCATTTGCATCACTCGATCCAAGGATGCTGGTTAAGGATATAATCGGCGAACCGCTTCGCATCTACAAGCGCGGGACATGGGTAATGAACCCTGACGGCGAATCAGCAAGCCGGGGACGGACGCCTTCCGGCCCGAAAATGACGAAGAGCGAAATAAAGGAACGTGTTTCATCCCTGATAACAGACGTCGGTCTCAATGAGGAACACCTTTATCGTTTCCCCCACGAGTTCAGCGGCGGACAGAGACAGCGCTTATGCATAGCGAGAGCTCTTGCCCTCGACCCGAAATTTGTCGTTCTTGATGAACCTACATCTGCGCTCGATGTGTCGGTGCAGGCGCAGATACTGAATCTGCTTCGAAATCTGCAGGCCAAGAATAACATGTCCTACCTTTTCATATCGCACCATCTCAGTGTCATAAGAGCGATGTGTAACAGAGTTCTCGTGATGTATCTGGGCAAGATAGTCGAGGTCTCTGCCACAGAGGAACTGTTCATCCATCCCCTTCACCCGTACACGCAGGCGCTGATATCCGCGATCCCCATACCTGACCCCCTACTCAGGAGGGAAAGGATACTGCTTTCGGGGGATGTTCCCAGCGCCGCGTCTCCGCCGAGCGGCTGCAGGTTCAGAACGCGGTGCCCCTATGCCGAACAGATATGCAGGGAAAAGGAACCAAAGCTGGAGGACTGGAATCACACAGGGCATCTTGTTGCATGCCATCTCATCCACAGGATGGACAGCAGGATAATCGGCGCTGCAGAAAGGGCGAGCGTAATAGCAGGCGAGCATTTCGACGAATCCGTTCTCAAGGAGGCTGCCTGA
- a CDS encoding ATP-binding cassette domain-containing protein: MDSLSKYVRDEKQRSQLCDIILSRGKKRSRRIREAIQTARIGSISEAAKHLLELEKELDRLAKNERNEILLGNDLAVLNGITSQVRKSRRRLAIRRLNIAARRQCDMSIRSEVALWVEGLLKQVSIPDAHKILSSYPHELSGGMQQRVMIAMALSCNPSLLIADEPTTALDVTIQAQILDLMRKLKSTTNSSIVLITHDLGVISEICDRVAVMYAGLVAETGSVREIFKNPLHPYTRGLLAAIPRLDMPGKKLTTISGNVPNLLHPPDGCRFHPRCPFVMDICRTTIPMPVEVTQNHTVSCFLYGGGNHQP; encoded by the coding sequence ATGGATTCACTTTCGAAATATGTCAGGGACGAAAAACAGAGAAGCCAGCTGTGCGATATCATACTCTCGCGGGGAAAGAAGAGAAGCAGGAGGATCAGGGAAGCGATCCAGACGGCAAGGATAGGTTCCATTTCCGAGGCAGCAAAGCATCTGCTGGAACTGGAGAAGGAGTTAGACCGCCTGGCCAAGAATGAACGCAATGAGATCCTTCTCGGAAATGACCTTGCTGTGCTGAATGGGATAACATCGCAGGTGAGGAAGAGCAGGCGCAGACTTGCGATCCGGAGACTCAATATTGCCGCCAGAAGGCAATGCGACATGAGCATCAGGTCGGAAGTCGCTCTCTGGGTGGAAGGTCTCCTCAAGCAGGTAAGCATACCGGACGCTCATAAAATACTGAGCAGTTACCCGCATGAGCTGAGCGGTGGCATGCAGCAGAGGGTGATGATCGCGATGGCCCTGTCATGCAATCCTTCGCTGCTGATTGCGGATGAGCCAACCACTGCCCTCGATGTAACTATCCAGGCGCAGATACTCGATTTGATGCGGAAATTGAAGAGCACCACCAATTCTTCCATTGTGCTTATAACGCATGACCTCGGTGTGATATCCGAGATCTGTGACCGGGTGGCAGTCATGTACGCAGGTCTCGTGGCCGAAACAGGGTCTGTCAGGGAAATATTCAAGAATCCGCTTCACCCTTATACCAGGGGACTGCTGGCTGCGATTCCGCGTCTCGACATGCCCGGCAAGAAACTGACCACGATATCGGGGAACGTTCCAAATCTCCTTCATCCTCCGGATGGATGCCGCTTCCATCCGAGATGCCCCTTCGTAATGGACATCTGCAGAACAACAATACCGATGCCCGTGGAAGTGACACAGAATCATACAGTAAGCTGTTTCCTTTACGGCGGTGGTAATCATCAGCCATGA